From a region of the Nitrospira sp. genome:
- a CDS encoding multiubiquitin domain-containing protein, which yields MLQEKVSHQADAPGHQKSFTIIVNGRRRTITDHKLTYIEAVHLAYPCEQPSETVSFTVTYSNPHGKDGSLVEGQEIKVQDGMVLNVRKTDRS from the coding sequence ATGCTCCAGGAAAAAGTAAGCCATCAAGCAGACGCACCCGGCCACCAAAAGTCCTTTACGATCATCGTCAACGGACGCCGCCGAACTATCACAGATCATAAGCTCACCTACATCGAGGCTGTGCATCTGGCATACCCCTGCGAGCAGCCATCCGAAACGGTTTCATTCACGGTCACCTATTCTAATCCGCACGGCAAGGACGGCTCTCTTGTTGAGGGTCAGGAAATCAAGGTTCAGGATGGGATGGTGTTAAATGTCCGTAAAACTGATCGCTCGTAG
- a CDS encoding DUF2188 domain-containing protein, which yields MSKRGPETHHVVHNPEGGWDVKRGGAERASSHHDTKRQAIDEGREVSRNQGTELRVHNLNGRIGSSDSHGGDPNPPRG from the coding sequence ATGTCAAAACGAGGACCCGAAACTCATCATGTAGTGCATAACCCTGAAGGCGGATGGGATGTGAAGCGAGGTGGAGCCGAACGCGCCAGTAGTCACCACGACACAAAGCGTCAAGCTATCGACGAGGGCCGAGAGGTCAGCCGCAATCAGGGCACAGAGCTTCGAGTTCATAATCTCAACGGTCGAATCGGCAGCAGTGACAGCCACGGTGGTGATCCAAATCCGCCTCGCGGGTAA